Genomic window (Pristis pectinata isolate sPriPec2 chromosome 28, sPriPec2.1.pri, whole genome shotgun sequence):
TTGCTGACATTTGGAGTCCCTGTTGGCTGGTTACAAAGATAGCAAACATTCTTTGAGTGTTGAAAGCAATTACATGTTTACATTTGATTTGGTTAATCTCATAGCTCAATTAGTTTTAAAATCTGTCCACTTGAAAATCAGCTGTCTTTAGTAATCTTGTCATGGGCCTAGATTACATTATCATTTAGTGACCTTCACTGTTCCTTTTTATGCATTGGGGCACAACATTTGGTGATTGTATGATCTGACTTCAATTGATATGTTCTTTCTAAATACTTTTGCTTTACGATGCCTCTCAATTAAAGAGGGAAGTCGCTTGTCTTTTAGGAGCTTGTTGGGAAGAGCAGTGTTGTGAGCTGTTGGTATACAGAATGTGGAGGTCATGGCTAATCTAGATCCTGACTCTATTTACCTACCTGAGTTTTCCTTCATAACAGGCATCCACTGTccactctgtccttacctctccaCCAGGACAGGGTGATGGTATGAGCTAGTGTAAAGAATTCTAACTGACAGTCTTTACGCTACATCCCTGTGTGCCCTCTGGAATTCGTACCTTTCCAACATCTGGATTTACCTGTGCATTTCACCTATGAAGCAGGCTTCTGTGATAAAGGCAGCTGCCAATGTAATGCTTCTCTGATGTAATGCTGGATTGCATACAGATGTTTGAGTCAACAAAAAATGTGATTCGCCCTTCCTCGCCATCTTGTCACTGAGCCAGTTGCTACAGCTTTTGCTTACGACACAATTGATCAGGTAATCCAGAATCCGTGGTGCAGAGCACTGCTGACAATGTGGTAATATAAATAGCCATTGGAGTTTTTGCTGGTGTTAGCTGGTTGGAATTTCCAATGAAATGTTCTCAATGTATCTGGCTGAACTCGAAGTGAATCTGTTTTATGTCCAAAATGGAAATGTGTTTAATTGGAAATAAAAGTTCCTGACTCTTTACGAATAAATGATGTCTAAACCTGATGCTATGTGTATAGCTATTGGGCAGTTCTTTACCTTGATAGCTTTCTTGTCTTTTAAAGTCAGTAGTCCATAATTGATGAATTAATGTTGGAATGGGGGCCTTAATGAGTATTTCAATTAATAGTTTTCACTTTTTTTCTTAAAGCAAGTTACTTGATTTATCGAGTTTTAGGAATGCCAAGTAGTCTCATTGGTTAATAAAGGTTTCAGCCCAGTGCCCAGAATCGCTCAGTGTTTTGGgtgcagttaaaccagggctgTGGCAGAATTTCCATTCCTTGTCCTCTCAACACAAAGGTCAGCATTATGTTATCTCTTGAAATTTGTGACTGCAGCCTGTGTTCCGTGTCACCTGAACCAGTGAGCAAAACCTGCTGTCCTTGCCCATACTGGGGCTTTTATTGTGAGGACTTGAATGGCACTTCCCTGGCCTTTGTGACCCAGCCAGCAGCTTTGTTCAGTGCTTGACATTGGCCCATTCTGAGCTACACAAGTAACTTGCTAATGTTGGTCTGCCAGAGAAATTTAACAAAATTATCTTTTCCTGATTTAACTTGTCTTTGTTTCCTTGACCATTTTACCTTTCAAATAAGATGTGAAATGGACACAATCTTGAAAAAGAACAGGCAACATTTGGATATAAATATGAAACCATGGTTATAAAACCAGACAATTCTGGGTGTACTTTGCAGTTTAGGAAGCATCTGGGAGAGGGGTATTTCAGAGTCAATCTTTCATCAAAATAGATGTGGAAGGTCAACCTACCTAAAACGTTAACCACTTCTCTCCACAGGCTGCCcaatcccaacattttctgttttctgttctctCAGACATCCAGCATCTACAATATGATGTTTCTGTAATGTGTGTCATCATCAACAGCATTAAGTGGTGGAATATTTCCTTTGTCATACTTGTGGAATAGTATCAGGCAAGAGTAGATGTGCAGCTGAATGTAACGAGGGGTTTCAGCCTGCAACTCGAACAGCAGGAGCTCCCGTTTGGCCTTCAATTAAACGTCGGTCTTTAGCTCCCCAGGAGGTCACGTTTTCATAGAAATTTTCCTAATTCATTATTGTACAGGTTTGAAATGTATTTACAAATTAACTTCTAGATCATTGTTGCTCATGGCAGCTATCCATACACTCCATCTTCACGGTGTGAGGATTAAAGACTGTCTGGAAAAGCAATCGGAATATTGGCTTTTCAAGCTATCTCAGACTGTTCTGGCATACAGTTTAATGTATGTTCACCTCTTGACCTTCTGCTCCAGCTTTGATTATGCACTAGTCAGTTTTTCCAGAAACACCAAGCTTATCAGCAGCTGCGATGTTTCCTCCTCCACTTACAAGCCCAAACTCTCATCCTGATACCGGCTGCATGCTTTCAAAACCAGAAGCTTGCATCTGAAGTTTAAACACGAGTTGGCCTTGGGTTGCAACGAGACTGATAAAATCGCGCTCAGAGCAGCACTGCCTGCATCCAGCTGGGTGTAGGAAAGGAAAAGTTTGGGACTGTTGTAGACACAATTGTTGATCAAATTTTAGCTGAGTACAGCTCTCCTTCCCAAAACAGCTGGCCCCCAGCACGCTCACTCATTTTTACTGGCGATCCATGGTGATGCATTGAAAATACTGGTTTTGTCATTCACCAGCTGTCTGTCATTACTCAAAGCATTTTTCTGCAACAAGAAACATGCCCCTGATTAAAGCCATTTACCCTTGCACTTGTGTCACTATTGGGATGATGTGCCTTAATATTCTGTAATGTCTCAAAGAGCAACACCAACATTGCAGTATAgtaaggaatgctgcactgttggaggtactgACAACCAATGCCCTGCCTGCGCTTGGGTGGATGTTAAGATGTGGTTGCACTGTTTTGACAGAGCTAGTTGTTCTTCATACATTCTGACCAATATTTGTCTCCTGATCAAACTTTCTTAAACAGAACTGAGTTACATTGTCCACAGCGAGTTGTCACAAACTGCTGTCTCTCCAACATTACCAATGATTACACTGCATTGGCTGCAAGCTGCTCAATGGCATGTGAAGGGCAAggctttttctcttttcctcccaGTGCATCTTGAATCAAGAACTTTCTTCCATCTAGACAGGCCAAGATAATCCCTGGCACCTGCATAAATCCACGGTCGTTACTGGTGCTGCAGTCACTTGACACTTGTCCACAAACAAGGGCTCAGTACAGTTTCTGCCAACACAGAACCTGTTCGTTGTCAGAGCAAAGCCTCGCGTCgtatccttcccctcctcctgcaCATTCTCACGAGTAACTGCCACTCTTTCGCCCAATCACAGTGCTAATTACCCATCCACTTTCCTCTGCTGttgaaggagaaaatgctggaaatgtgaaacaaaaataaaaagccAAAGCATTtggcaagttgagcagcatccacTGGGGAGAGACGTGGTTTCGGGTCAAGAAATGGGAAGACAGAAGGTGTGAATagtttaagttacagagagggatGTGGAGAATAGGAAATGTCTGGGGTGCAGACCAAACTTAAGGGAACAATTACTTCATAAACCAGCAGTTGGAGAgacaaattgaaactgaaatatccagtgacatctgtggagagggagggaggtggtgggtaggagctggctatctgaaattgttaacttCAGTGAGTCACGAGGGCTTGTAGTGTGCCCAGAGGGAGACCAGGTTCTCCTTGAGCTTGCCCTGGGCATTGTTGGAACAGTGTTGGAGGGGAGTAGGATAGTGAACTTTAAACACGTGCAGCTGGAGCCTGGTTAactgtggtggaggtggggggcatCAGTGGGGGGAAAAGGAAGACCTCTCAAAAGGCCTGACTTGAAACTGTAGTCAAAATGTTAAACCTGAGGCCCTTCCACTCCTTGGCTGGATGTAAAAGTTCTCTTCATTTCcttgccaatgtttatccctgAACCAGCATTATAAAATGATCTGATCAATTATCATGTTGTTATTTGTAGGTTCTTGCTTTGCAAATTGgcagctgcatttcctacattacaacagaaaTGTAGAGTGCTTTGAGGCTTCCTGAGGTGGTGAAAGGTTTGTAGAAAGTCTGAAGAAGCTTTACAATAGCTGAAGTTGTGCACAGAATAGAGTTAATGGCTTGTCATTTGTAGCTTGGTTATAACACTTGCCCCAAGTCAGGAAGTTGATTTGATCCACTCCAGAAGCCTGAGCAGACATCTATTCTGATGTGAACTTTGTGCTCTCTTTCAAATGAGACATGAAACTGAGAGTCTGTGTTCTCTTGGGTGTAACCACTGGAATGGGTTGCGGGAATCTAGAAAGATTCTTGGCCACTTTTTCCCTTAGCCGTCATCTACAGATTTATCTTGTTACTGTGTGATATCTTGCCACATGCAGATGTTACAACACCTCAGTTAAATTGCCAGTAAATTGCTTTGAGCAGTTCTGATGTTTTGAAAGGTGCTGGAAGTGTCTTTCTCTCCAGCTGGCTTTGGAATTCTGCTAACTGGATGCAAACCAGAAATCAGCAGTGTCCCGGGTCTCTGCTGATGGCTCATTGCAGTCTCGGGAGTTCAAGATCTCCGTCCTGCCCCAACTGAGTTGCTTAAAGAAATTTGGAGAATAGGATTTTGTGAAATGCTGGGACTCGCGGTCAACACTGATTGTTTAGGCATTATCTCATTGTGTATCATGAAATCTATTCAAGCCATGATGTTGTAGGAATAATTTGAGAACTGTTGTATTGGTCCTGTGATTTTTCAGCTATATTCAGTCAAACTTTGAAAAAGAATACAGTTAGCTTTTGTCTGTTCCACCGTTTCATGCTGCAAGGGTAAACATGACTTTGTCCAGCTGTCTCTGGTGTGGAGGTGGCTAATGGTGACAAATCACACACCATGCTGGGACAATATTGGCAATGTTTGaaaatgtactttaaaaaaatataaaaccaaaaccaaaatCTGAAATGTAGTGTTGGAAATTCATGGTGGGCTTGTCAGGATCTGTGAAGGAGAGACACATGACGGCTGTCCTGCTGAGTCCTCTTGAAAGGGGCACCTAAAGTGTCACAACCTGCTTTTCGcagattgctgtgccttttctttatttcatagGCTATTGACTTCTCTTTCCCTTCGCCCTGGTTTGTACTGTGGGCTGGCACATTAAACCCTGCAGCAGCCTGGATTCTCCACCCATGCTACACAACCACTGACGAGTGAAGTTGCTGGCAGTAAATGTCTGTAACTCCGTGAGTCATTGTCTTAGCATCTCCGAAGTGGTTGGTATTTTGAATTGCTATTGTGTGTGTTGGGATGTTTGCTATGTTAAGGGCAATGTAGCAATCCAGTTctctccacccccacaccccctttccccacccccccccccacctcagtttTGTACAGATCAAATGAATGCTGGGATTGAGTTTAACCTCAAATTCTGAGCAATGGTGTTTTCGAACCTGCAGTTGGGGTCCAGGGGAATGGTATGAGTAAAGAAATTTGTTTAACATTGTGACCAGATACTGGCCAGTGTAACCTGCTGACCTCTGCCTTCTGCTTGTACAATAGCAGGTTTATAGTGATGAGGTCAGGAACTGCTGAGACATTAGTTTGCCTAGTGGTTTTCCTGTTCTGCTGACAGGTGCCCGGTGTTTAATGTGGTTCCCTACTTTGGAGGAGAAACTCATTCCCAGATTCCCATTGTTAATGAGATTCCCTGCTCCCGAGGAAATACTCACTGTTGGGTGCCTAAGTGGTGAAAATTGTGTTCATTCAGCAACCTTTTGTTATTTTCCAGGAAGGACTGAAGTGGAGGAACATGTGAGGTGGGCTTTGTGTACTGACTCCTAGTGCAGAATGGAATATACTTGTTAAATTAATGTAGTATAAACACTAAAACCTTTCATTGGTCACGGGTGTTGCTACCTTACTGAGTAAAAGCAGCAGAGTTggctttggggggtgggggtgagtgttGTCTTGGGGGGGAGGGAAAGCTCCCGTGGAGGTGGAGCTTTGTTGCTGTTGGGAAGAGTTTGTGGGTAGTAATGGCTGAAACCACCACTCCTGAACTGGATCTTTCAGGTATATTTGGAAATACTTGCGAGGGAATTACTAAAAATCTGTGTCTTGGGTCCAGGCGGTTCTCCGTGTATCTACACCTCTTGCAGTGTGACCAGGTTTTATGTGGGAATGGTTTGTGGTACCAGAAGTCTttggtttctggatattaagggaatctggATGGGGGATTGTACAGGAAAGTATTGCTGAGTTAAATGATCAGTCACGACCTTAGTGAATGACAGGAGGGGTGAGGCCTCCTGCAATTCCTTGTATTGATTTGCTGCCTTCTGGAGATTAGTGCTGTTTCCACCGCAAAACCTTGTCTCCCACAGAGGAGCAGGGGATCACTGACAGCACTAAGGACTGTTGCATGTCCCAGAGTTTGCCAGTTGTGCGGCATGAAGATGGTAGTTGCTGACAATTCCTAACATTAGCAGAATAAAGGCTGTTACCTGTGCACTTGCTGCTTTTATTAATAGTGGAATTTGAGAGTACATGAAGCAGTGAattgttttcttcttttcttctccCTGCCTCTGGTTACGAGCGTTCTTGGATTAGTGCACTGTAATTGACAGCTTCCTTATTGTTTCACTGTTCTGCAGTTGTCCTGATTGGTGATTCGGGAGTGGGAAAAAGTAACCTCCTGTCACGCTTCACGCGCAATGAGTTTAACTTGGAAAGCAAGAGCACAATTGGAGTGGAATTCGCAACAAGAAGCATCCAGGTGGATGGGAAGACGATTAAAGCCCAAATCTGGGACACAGCTGGTCAGGAGAGATATCGAGCTATCACATCGGCGTAAGTTTGGCACTCACTGGATCAAGGGATTATCTTTATACAgaatccccttcccctccctgctTCCATATGCAGACGTGGGGGCTATGGGGTTTGATTTGGGCAAGTGTTGCAGGATGTCGGAATTTCCACAGTGTGGCCAGAGGTGAATGGGCGGAGTcatggtggggggagagaagtgggtggggaggggcgtTGGGTGCTAACAGTGTGGCTTCATTTGCATGTCAGATCACCCAGTTTGGTTTAGTGTTACATGTTTGAGTCTGTAACCCAACAGAAAATGAGGTCAATTTGGAGTATGCGGTAAACATGGATCCAAATAAGTCATTATCTTTGGTTTAGGTACAAACAAGCACTTTAGTTCAAACATCCAACATTTCGGTCTAACTTAATGAGGCTGAATGCTGCTTTATTAGTGTGAATGAACTAGTACTGAATTTTGTTTTGTGATTAGATATTACCGTGGAGCTGTTGGTGCGTTGTTGGTTTACGATATCGCTAAACACCTAACGTACGAGAATGTGGAGAGGTGGTTAAAGGAGCTGAGGGATCATGCGGACAACAATATAGTCATCATGTTGGTGGGGAACAAGAGTGATCTGCGTCACCTCCGAGCTGTGCCCACCGATGAGGCGAAGGCCTTTGCAGGTTGGTTCTGGGTCAGGCTTTGAGCCATTTCTGTTTAATAAGTGGTTCAGTCAGATGCCTGAAGGATGGGTTCCACCAACTCATTGTGGTGTTTGAACGAACATAGTTTTCTGGTTGGGAACTTGCTCTAGGGCTGGGCAAGGCATGTGAAGAGGGCTGGTCTCCTGTAGATtataaattttc
Coding sequences:
- the rab11a gene encoding ras-related protein Rab-11A, encoding MGTRDDEYDYLFKVVLIGDSGVGKSNLLSRFTRNEFNLESKSTIGVEFATRSIQVDGKTIKAQIWDTAGQERYRAITSAYYRGAVGALLVYDIAKHLTYENVERWLKELRDHADNNIVIMLVGNKSDLRHLRAVPTDEAKAFAEKNGLSFIETSALDSTNVETAFQTILTEIYRIVSQKQISDKRENDMSPSNNVVPIHMPPTTENKPKMQCCQNI